The following coding sequences are from one Humulus lupulus chromosome X, drHumLupu1.1, whole genome shotgun sequence window:
- the LOC133803890 gene encoding ubiquitin C-terminal hydrolase 22 — protein sequence MTARNPLSTNPEPCKHLSDNKLKQGFNGYKSVLKCVKIIPNGRSSIGMSNTKIPSCDSCNEYRGRLYFCLVCSSISCVDHILTHTQFQNGHDIAVDIERAELYCVVCHDQVYDPDFDKAVMSKHVVDMPNVNYGIQSIGGRLRKRKRSVSAVRLVDLKNPQDLVLTRDQRAKSCYPLGLRGLNNLGSTCFMNSVLQALLHAPPLKNYFLTNQHDRSTCRKKSAERLCLPCDIDGIFSAVFSGDRSPYSPAQFLYSSWQHSANLASYEQQDAHEFFISVLDGIHEESKIRNTKREIRDCKCIAHKAFSGLLRSDVTCMACGFTSTTYDPCVDISLNLDATSYSAATVANMPDKPNEISSSSSLLGCLDLYTRPEKLGSDQKLYCEKCRERKDSLKQLSIRRLPLVLCLHIKRFEHSLVRKMSRKINSYLHFPFSLDMMPYLSSSVIRSRFGNRIFAFEGDESDLSTEFEVFAVVTHSGTLESGHYMTYLRLRNQWYKCDDAWITEVDERIVRASQCYMMFYVQKMLNENLSYQPISLTEETFHPIYGC from the exons ATGACAGCAAGAAATCCTCTTTCCACAAATCCAGAACCCTGCAAACATCTTTCAGATAACAAGCTTAAACAAGGCTTTAATGGCTATAAATCAGTTCTAAAGTGTGTCAAAATCATCCCAAATGGGAGGTCAAGCATTGGGATGTCCAATACAAAGATACCCAGTTGCGATTCTTGTAATGAGTATCGAGGTAGACTCTATTTTTGTTTGGTTTGCTCATCTATTTCATGCGTAGACCACATCCTCACGCATACCCAGTTTCAGAATGGTCATGATATAGCCGTCGACATTGAAAGGGCTGAGCTTTATTGCGTCGTGTGCCACGATCAGGTCTATGATCCTGATTTTGACAAGGCTGTGATGTCTAAACACGTGGTGGATATGCCAAATGTTAATTATGGTATTCAGAGTATTGGAGGGAGATTACGCAAGAGAAAGAGGTCGGTTTCAGCGGTTCGATTGGTGGATTTGAAGAATCCTCAAGATTTGGTTTTGACGAGGGATCAAAGGGCTAAGTCGTGTTATCCATTAGGTTTGAGGGGATTGAACAACTTGGGCAGTACTTGTTTCATGAACTCTGTCTTGCAAGCTTTGCTACATGCTCCCCCATTGAAGAATTACTTCTTGACCAATCAACATGACCGTTCCACTTGCCGGAAGAAATCGGCGGAACGCCTATGTTTGCCTTGTGATATTGATGGTATATTCTCTGCTGTTTTTTCAGGCGATCGGTCTCCTTATAGTCCAGCTCAATTTCTATACAG TTCGTGGCAGCATTCTGCAAATCTGGCAAGTTACGAGCAGCAAGACGCTCATGAGTTCTTCATTTCTGTTTTAGATGGTATCCACGAGGAGTCTAAAATAAGAAACACTAAGAGAG AAATCAGAGATTGCAAGTGCATTGCTCACAAGGCGTTCTCAGGGCTGTTGAGATCAGATGTTACATGTATGGCCTGTGGATTTACTTCAACAACGTATGACCCTTGTGTTGACATTTCGCTCAACCTGGATGCCACCAGTTATTCTGCAGCAACTGTAGCCAATATGCCTGATAAACCAAATGAAATCAGTAGCTCATCCAGTCTTTTAGGTTGTTTGGACTTGTATACAAGACCAGAAAAGTTGGGGTCGGATCAGAAACTCTATTGTGAAAAATGTCGAGAACGTAAAGACTCACTAAAGCAACTGTCCATCAGAAGACTCCCATTAGTATTGTGTCTGCATATAAAAAGATTTGAGCATTCACTGGTCAGAAAAATGTCGAGGAAGATCAACAGCTATCTGCATTTTCCTTTCTCTTTAGACATGATGCCTTATTTATCATCCTCTGTCATCAGAAGCAGATTTGGAAATAGAATCTTTGCTTTTGAGGGCGATGAATCTGATTTGTCAACAGAATTTGAGGTGTTTGCAGTAGTAACGCATTCGGGGACATTGGAATCTGGTCATTATATGACATATTTGCGCTTGAGAAATCAGTGGTACAAATGTGATGACGCTTGGATTACCGAGGTGGACGAGAGGATCGTCAGAGCCTCTCAGTGTTACATGATGTTTTATGTACAGAAGATGCTAAATGAGAATCTGAGTTACCAGCCCATCTCCCTGACGGAGGAGACATTTCATCCGATCTATGGTTGTTGA